The following proteins are encoded in a genomic region of Mahella australiensis 50-1 BON:
- a CDS encoding bL17 family ribosomal protein, with product MSAYRKLSKPSDERKATLRNLVTQLLWYGKIQTTEARAKEIRKIAEKLITLAKKEANNVIEVDKQVNNEKQQTVTIHVKNDAPSRLHARRQIMSYIYDVKDSKKSDETKSEYKERLRQINHPVVEKLFNEIAPRYADRNGGYVRILKVGKRRGDASDMVIIELV from the coding sequence ATGAGCGCTTATAGAAAACTAAGCAAACCCAGCGATGAGCGCAAAGCGACATTGCGCAATCTCGTGACCCAGCTTTTGTGGTATGGCAAGATACAAACCACTGAAGCCCGGGCCAAAGAGATACGAAAAATAGCTGAGAAGCTTATAACGCTGGCTAAAAAAGAAGCAAATAATGTAATCGAAGTGGATAAACAGGTCAATAATGAAAAACAACAAACGGTGACCATACATGTGAAAAATGACGCGCCTTCGCGTTTGCATGCTAGAAGGCAGATTATGTCATATATATACGATGTGAAAGATTCTAAAAAATCAGACGAGACAAAATCCGAATACAAAGAGAGATTAAGGCAGATAAACCATCCTGTGGTGGAAAAATTGTTCAATGAGATAGCGCCACGGTATGCCGACAGAAATGGTGGATATGTTAGGATACTGAAAGTTGGTAAACGCCGAGGCGATGCTTCTGATATGGTTATAATAGAGTTGGTATAA
- a CDS encoding bifunctional 4-hydroxy-2-oxoglutarate aldolase/2-dehydro-3-deoxy-phosphogluconate aldolase, whose amino-acid sequence MNAEEVVGNIKNERIIAIIRGIDNAHIEPTIEALLKGGISIMEITMNTPSAVDMIKNMVQRWGSDITIGAGTVMTPQAAYDAISAGAQFIVCPHTDKKIIDLTKAMDKAVLPGAMTPTEIATAMQADADLIKLFPAATLGPDYVKQLLGPFNDASFVAVGGINIDNAYSFIQAGTVGLGIGGELINKQMIYQDKYDSVTELARTFVESVSV is encoded by the coding sequence ATGAATGCTGAAGAAGTAGTCGGTAACATAAAGAATGAACGCATTATAGCCATTATACGCGGCATTGATAATGCCCATATAGAACCAACCATAGAAGCCCTTCTAAAGGGCGGTATATCTATCATGGAAATTACCATGAATACGCCCAGTGCCGTTGACATGATAAAGAATATGGTACAGCGCTGGGGCTCTGATATAACGATAGGAGCAGGCACTGTCATGACACCACAGGCGGCTTATGATGCTATATCGGCAGGTGCACAGTTTATAGTATGTCCGCACACCGATAAAAAAATTATAGATTTAACCAAGGCGATGGACAAGGCGGTGCTGCCAGGGGCTATGACCCCAACGGAGATAGCGACTGCAATGCAAGCCGATGCCGACCTAATAAAACTTTTCCCGGCAGCAACGCTGGGCCCTGACTATGTAAAGCAATTGCTCGGGCCATTCAATGATGCGTCGTTTGTAGCTGTAGGCGGTATAAATATAGATAACGCGTATAGCTTTATCCAGGCCGGTACTGTTGGATTGGGCATAGGCGGAGAGCTTATCAATAAACAAATGATCTATCAAGATAAATATGACAGTGTAACTGAATTGGCGCGCACATTTGTTGAATCAGTGAGTGTATGA
- a CDS encoding nitroreductase family protein encodes MDIIDAIMNRQSIRHYLDKDVGDDIIKELVKAGCQAPSAHNRQPWAFIVTKDKEKMNEIALNSTYAKFLPTASAAIIVCSHFDPLQQIPALPSPNLHSSQDVAAAAENILLAALNYGLGTCWIGDINDALLRRLFDIPADYRPMIIIAVGYPDPGHMTPKRKRKPLDEALHWDMW; translated from the coding sequence ATGGATATTATAGATGCTATAATGAATAGGCAAAGCATAAGGCATTATCTGGATAAAGATGTCGGTGACGATATCATAAAAGAGTTGGTAAAAGCCGGTTGCCAAGCGCCATCCGCACATAATAGACAACCATGGGCTTTTATTGTAACAAAAGATAAAGAGAAGATGAATGAGATAGCACTTAACTCTACATATGCTAAATTTTTGCCTACAGCATCAGCAGCTATTATAGTATGTTCACATTTTGATCCATTGCAACAAATACCGGCATTGCCCAGCCCAAATCTTCATTCATCTCAGGATGTTGCTGCAGCCGCTGAAAATATATTGCTGGCGGCTTTGAATTATGGCTTAGGCACATGCTGGATAGGTGATATAAATGATGCATTATTGAGGCGATTATTCGATATACCTGCTGATTATCGCCCCATGATAATAATAGCAGTGGGTTATCCGGATCCGGGACATATGACACCAAAACGCAAACGCAAGCCATTGGATGAAGCGCTGCATTGGGATATGTGGTGA
- a CDS encoding flavin reductase family protein — protein sequence MDKVVLEPDTVLYPLPAVMVSCRDKAGKDNIITLAWVGTVCSEPPMISISIRPGRFSSHMVKETGEFVINLPTRELLEIMDYCGSRSGRHEDKFEHLGVEKAEASKVNVPIIKASPVNIECRVKHMLSLGSHDMFVAEVVAVDVREDIVSNHKIDFNKLDLIAYVGTTYFSLGDILGKQGFSVRKSI from the coding sequence ATGGACAAAGTAGTATTAGAACCGGATACAGTATTATATCCATTACCGGCTGTTATGGTATCATGTAGAGATAAGGCAGGAAAGGATAATATAATAACATTGGCGTGGGTAGGCACGGTGTGTTCAGAGCCGCCAATGATATCTATATCCATTCGTCCGGGCCGATTTTCCAGCCATATGGTCAAAGAAACAGGTGAATTTGTTATAAACCTACCCACTAGAGAATTGCTGGAGATAATGGATTACTGTGGTTCTCGCAGCGGCCGCCATGAAGACAAGTTTGAGCATTTGGGTGTAGAGAAAGCCGAAGCATCCAAAGTAAATGTCCCTATTATAAAAGCCAGTCCTGTGAATATAGAATGCCGGGTTAAGCATATGCTCAGCCTGGGTTCGCATGATATGTTCGTAGCTGAGGTGGTAGCTGTCGATGTGCGAGAAGATATAGTATCCAATCATAAAATCGATTTCAATAAATTGGATTTAATTGCCTATGTTGGCACGACGTATTTTAGCCTGGGCGATATATTGGGTAAACAAGGATTCTCTGTTAGAAAATCAATATGA
- the rpsK gene encoding 30S ribosomal protein S11, with translation MPKTKTKKTTTTRRKREHRGVDKGIAHIHSTFNNTIVTITDNGGNAISWSSAGTVGFKGSRKSTPFAAQMAAESAAKVAIDQGMKSVEVYVKGPGAGREAAIRSLQAAGLEVSMIKDVTPIPHNGCRPPKRRRV, from the coding sequence ATGCCTAAAACAAAAACCAAGAAAACCACAACTACCAGAAGAAAAAGGGAACATAGGGGCGTAGACAAAGGTATAGCTCATATACATTCTACGTTTAATAACACTATAGTAACAATAACAGATAATGGCGGTAACGCTATATCTTGGTCTAGTGCAGGGACTGTAGGATTTAAAGGCTCACGCAAAAGCACACCGTTTGCAGCTCAGATGGCGGCCGAGTCTGCAGCTAAAGTAGCTATAGACCAGGGCATGAAGAGCGTGGAGGTATATGTTAAAGGGCCAGGTGCCGGACGCGAGGCGGCCATTCGTTCACTGCAAGCTGCCGGCTTGGAAGTAAGCATGATTAAGGATGTAACGCCTATACCGCACAACGGGTGCCGTCCACCAAAGAGAAGAAGGGTCTAA
- a CDS encoding energy-coupling factor transporter transmembrane component T family protein, which produces MFNDITIGQYFPGNSVIHRLDPRSKLILTLAFIIWVFVLNEIWHYIFPAIYICTVIMLSGISVRYYLKGIKPLWPIIVLTLVINIFFTKGGPVLFNIGPLAVTQAGLNQAVLIALRLVFLIVGASVLTLTTSPVQLTDGIERLMSPLQTINFPVGELAMMMTIALRFIPTLLEETDRIMKAQMARGADFDTGNILDKAKSMVPLLVPLFISAFRRADELALAMEARCYRGGKGRTKFKILKFSRLDYGAVIFTAAIIIISVV; this is translated from the coding sequence TTGTTCAATGATATAACTATCGGTCAATACTTTCCCGGCAATTCTGTCATACACCGGTTGGACCCCAGGAGCAAGCTCATATTGACGTTGGCTTTTATAATATGGGTATTTGTATTGAATGAGATATGGCATTATATATTTCCTGCTATATATATTTGTACAGTGATAATGCTTTCCGGCATATCAGTGCGCTATTATTTAAAGGGTATAAAACCATTGTGGCCTATAATTGTGCTTACATTGGTTATAAACATATTCTTTACTAAAGGCGGACCTGTATTGTTTAATATCGGCCCCCTTGCAGTGACTCAAGCCGGCCTTAACCAAGCTGTATTAATAGCGTTGCGCCTGGTATTCCTTATAGTGGGCGCCTCTGTTTTGACGCTGACCACATCGCCGGTTCAATTGACCGATGGTATAGAGCGGCTGATGAGCCCTCTTCAAACCATCAATTTTCCAGTAGGGGAATTGGCCATGATGATGACCATTGCTTTGCGCTTTATTCCAACGTTGTTAGAAGAAACCGACAGGATTATGAAAGCTCAAATGGCGCGGGGGGCTGACTTCGATACCGGCAATATACTGGACAAGGCAAAGAGTATGGTGCCGCTGCTGGTGCCATTGTTTATAAGTGCTTTTCGCAGGGCCGACGAATTAGCGCTTGCGATGGAAGCCAGGTGCTACAGAGGTGGTAAGGGGCGTACCAAGTTTAAGATATTAAAATTTTCAAGACTGGATTATGGCGCAGTCATATTTACAGCTGCCATCATTATAATAAGTGTTGTCTAA
- the truA gene encoding tRNA pseudouridine(38-40) synthase TruA, translating to MERNIKLTLQYDGTAYAGWQYQKNALTIQQVVEEAIESLTGQHSTVIAAGRTDRGVHALGQVTNFKTESNIPTDRWLYALNAVLPEDIRVIDAQDVLPSFHARFDAKGKLYRYIIWNAPYSSALLRNFSLHVARPLDADAMKRAALYFVGTHDFSSFQASGSTVRDTVRNIWDISIQTEGKMISISISGDGFLYNMVRIMVGTLIDVGIGKITACDAKLILEARDRKRAGKTAGPHGLYLVEVYY from the coding sequence ATGGAACGAAATATAAAGCTGACATTGCAGTATGATGGCACAGCATATGCCGGATGGCAGTATCAAAAGAACGCCTTGACAATACAGCAAGTGGTAGAAGAGGCGATAGAAAGCCTTACAGGGCAACATAGTACGGTTATAGCGGCTGGAAGGACTGATAGAGGCGTACACGCATTAGGACAAGTGACCAATTTTAAGACTGAAAGCAATATACCGACAGATCGCTGGCTTTATGCTCTGAACGCCGTTTTGCCGGAGGATATAAGGGTTATCGATGCGCAGGACGTGCTGCCGTCATTTCACGCCCGCTTTGATGCAAAAGGTAAATTATACCGCTATATCATCTGGAATGCTCCTTACAGCTCGGCACTATTAAGAAACTTCAGCCTTCATGTAGCAAGACCGTTGGACGCAGATGCTATGAAAAGGGCGGCTCTATATTTTGTGGGTACACATGATTTTTCTTCGTTTCAGGCCAGCGGTAGTACGGTGCGCGATACGGTAAGGAATATATGGGATATAAGCATACAAACCGAGGGCAAAATGATAAGCATATCGATATCAGGCGACGGCTTTCTGTATAATATGGTGAGGATAATGGTCGGTACACTTATAGATGTAGGTATAGGTAAGATTACCGCTTGCGATGCAAAGCTTATACTGGAAGCCCGCGACAGAAAAAGGGCCGGCAAAACTGCCGGCCCGCATGGGTTATATTTGGTGGAGGTGTATTATTAA
- a CDS encoding energy-coupling factor transporter ATPase: protein MSIVVRHLTHIYMQGTPFESIALSDVSFEISAGEFVGLIGHTGSGKSTLIQHLNGLLKPTSGSVIIDGVDLSDKSTRIKDIRHKVGLVFQYPEQQLFEETIYKDIAFGPINMGIPEQRLPDMVRYAMELVGLDYDELKERSPFELSGGQRRRVALAGVLAMNPEILILDEPTAGLDPVGREALLTMLKELQIKNGITIIMVSHSMEDVARLADRIMVMNKGRLAIMGKPDEVFSKGDMLKSMGLGLPQITELMQLLAQRGKDVKISIFSLEQAVDEILKVWGGKALVQ, encoded by the coding sequence ATGTCTATTGTAGTAAGACATCTGACGCATATATACATGCAGGGAACGCCGTTTGAATCGATAGCGCTTTCGGATGTAAGCTTTGAGATATCAGCAGGGGAATTTGTAGGGCTCATAGGGCATACTGGTTCAGGCAAATCCACTCTCATCCAGCATCTTAACGGTCTCCTTAAGCCTACATCCGGCAGCGTGATTATAGATGGTGTGGATTTATCCGATAAAAGCACCAGAATCAAAGATATAAGACACAAAGTTGGCTTAGTATTTCAATATCCTGAACAGCAGTTGTTCGAGGAAACTATCTATAAAGATATAGCCTTTGGCCCGATAAATATGGGGATACCAGAGCAGCGCTTGCCTGATATGGTGCGCTATGCTATGGAACTGGTTGGGCTGGATTATGACGAACTAAAGGAGCGTTCGCCTTTTGAATTGAGCGGCGGACAGCGCAGACGCGTAGCACTGGCGGGCGTGCTGGCCATGAACCCTGAGATACTTATACTAGATGAACCTACGGCAGGTTTGGATCCTGTGGGCAGAGAGGCATTGCTGACCATGCTTAAGGAATTGCAAATAAAAAACGGCATTACCATAATAATGGTCTCTCATAGCATGGAGGATGTGGCCAGGCTGGCTGATCGCATAATGGTTATGAACAAAGGTCGATTGGCTATTATGGGTAAACCCGATGAGGTATTTTCTAAAGGTGATATGCTAAAAAGTATGGGGCTAGGATTACCGCAGATAACCGAACTCATGCAGCTATTAGCGCAGCGCGGCAAAGATGTAAAAATCAGCATATTTTCTTTGGAGCAGGCTGTGGATGAGATATTAAAGGTTTGGGGAGGTAAAGCGCTTGTTCAATGA
- a CDS encoding N-acetylmuramoyl-L-alanine amidase produces MTEDKIILKSRLFLWAAIIAIAMLAAATLGIGSAKAANGTVEVTVSPGSRANIRSAASLNSGIIGKATRGQRFTYVDTIGSFFKIQYNGTTAYLHNSVAKAISTAQPVPSRSSAQTGTVKVNTTLNVRSGAGTQYKVVGSLKNGTKVEVLSKSGSWYQIKYGSITGYVSEQYLVVSGTSSTPAPTPTPVPAPEPQPGILSGKVVFIDAGHGGTDPGTTNAGYKEKDLNLAVANKTVELLRQAGATVIPTRTADVTVELYDRTAMVNKYILEQEKKVAERELADLQKTLNKEIAQKQSLEQQKKVLQERLLYLDDQAYKLNVAISAWKNLQDIKSDVNVNPSALSEAEKRYNDAVAALDDEYMPEQNDNDVEATLTAYRDAVRAEIDDIEDKSIPALNKAIDEVNAKLKKVSDKEKYISDINGYIASFTWVLNNNQGNTSKTGYPSKADMIKIFDIEKKYQDNIIFVSIHGNSTGTSSGNARGAQVYYMAHNTSTYYNGYNTAERYRLAETLLEEVPKANGLSRNLKYPSPENFAVLREANVVSALIELGFLNNTDDRALLMNPTVQHNSAVGIYNAIVKYFND; encoded by the coding sequence TTGACAGAGGATAAGATCATATTGAAAAGCAGGTTGTTTTTATGGGCGGCAATAATAGCTATCGCTATGCTAGCCGCGGCCACGCTCGGTATAGGATCGGCTAAAGCGGCTAATGGCACTGTCGAAGTAACGGTATCGCCAGGTTCGAGAGCAAATATAAGGTCTGCAGCTTCGTTGAACAGCGGCATTATAGGAAAGGCTACGAGGGGGCAAAGATTTACTTATGTAGATACCATAGGCAGCTTTTTCAAGATACAATATAATGGAACCACAGCATACCTACATAATTCAGTGGCGAAAGCTATTAGTACCGCACAACCAGTGCCATCGCGGAGCAGTGCACAGACCGGCACAGTGAAGGTTAATACGACGCTTAATGTACGCAGCGGGGCCGGCACGCAGTACAAGGTGGTAGGTAGTCTGAAGAATGGTACCAAAGTGGAAGTGCTGAGCAAAAGCGGCAGTTGGTATCAGATAAAGTATGGCAGCATAACAGGCTATGTCAGTGAGCAATACCTGGTGGTAAGCGGTACAAGCTCGACGCCTGCGCCAACGCCGACACCTGTGCCTGCGCCGGAACCACAGCCTGGCATATTAAGCGGTAAAGTAGTGTTTATCGATGCAGGTCATGGTGGTACTGATCCTGGTACGACAAATGCCGGTTATAAGGAAAAAGACCTAAATCTCGCTGTAGCCAATAAAACAGTAGAGCTTCTGCGACAAGCCGGAGCCACCGTTATACCTACGCGGACTGCTGATGTTACAGTAGAACTGTATGACCGGACCGCGATGGTTAATAAATATATACTGGAGCAGGAGAAAAAAGTGGCAGAACGGGAGCTGGCCGATCTACAAAAGACTTTGAATAAAGAAATTGCTCAAAAACAGTCTTTAGAACAACAGAAAAAGGTTCTGCAAGAGAGGCTTCTATATCTCGATGATCAGGCATACAAGCTTAACGTCGCCATAAGCGCGTGGAAAAATTTGCAGGACATTAAAAGTGATGTTAATGTTAACCCGTCTGCTTTGAGCGAAGCTGAGAAGCGATATAACGATGCCGTAGCGGCATTGGATGATGAGTATATGCCGGAGCAAAATGATAATGATGTAGAGGCTACGTTGACTGCTTATCGGGATGCTGTAAGGGCCGAAATAGATGACATAGAAGATAAAAGTATACCGGCGTTGAATAAAGCTATAGATGAAGTAAACGCAAAGCTTAAGAAGGTATCCGACAAAGAGAAATATATATCCGATATTAACGGATATATTGCCAGTTTTACGTGGGTTTTGAATAATAACCAGGGTAATACTAGCAAAACGGGTTATCCTAGCAAAGCTGACATGATCAAGATATTCGATATAGAGAAAAAATATCAGGACAATATTATATTCGTCTCTATACACGGCAACAGCACTGGTACCAGTTCGGGAAATGCCAGAGGGGCTCAGGTGTATTATATGGCGCACAATACCTCGACATACTATAACGGTTATAACACTGCAGAGCGGTATAGATTAGCTGAAACGTTGCTTGAAGAAGTGCCTAAAGCCAATGGCTTATCTAGAAACCTAAAATACCCTTCGCCGGAAAACTTTGCTGTATTGAGGGAAGCTAACGTAGTATCTGCTCTTATAGAGCTGGGCTTTTTGAATAATACCGATGATAGGGCTTTATTGATGAACCCAACCGTACAGCATAATTCGGCCGTAGGCATATATAACGCTATAGTAAAGTACTTTAATGATTAG
- a CDS encoding cell wall hydrolase: MRFSNKRLISATLVTMFLFFFIVSGGYTHAASTILKVGSSGSQVSQLQTALKQQGYFYANVTGYYGSLTRDAVIRFQKDRGLAADGIAGPQTLNALYGASSTANRGTTGNYREDIYWLARIIEAEAGAEPYLGKVAVGNVIMNRVKSPNFANSVKAVIFEDYHGIPQFSPVADGTIYNTPSTASNQAAQEAYNGARPVGSALYFFNPAKAEGGWIVKNRQYITTIGNHSFYN, translated from the coding sequence TTGAGGTTTTCTAATAAGAGATTGATATCGGCTACGCTAGTCACGATGTTTCTGTTCTTCTTTATAGTTTCAGGAGGCTATACACACGCCGCTTCTACAATACTGAAGGTAGGTAGCAGCGGCAGTCAGGTATCCCAGTTGCAAACGGCATTGAAGCAGCAAGGTTATTTTTATGCCAATGTCACAGGGTACTACGGCTCCTTAACACGCGATGCCGTAATCCGCTTCCAAAAAGACCGCGGCCTTGCGGCAGATGGCATAGCCGGACCACAGACGCTTAATGCATTGTACGGGGCGTCCTCTACTGCCAACAGGGGTACTACTGGAAATTATCGAGAAGACATATACTGGCTGGCACGTATTATAGAGGCGGAGGCCGGAGCCGAACCATATCTAGGTAAGGTAGCGGTAGGCAATGTCATAATGAATCGCGTAAAATCCCCCAACTTTGCGAATTCGGTAAAAGCAGTAATATTCGAAGATTATCACGGTATACCACAGTTTAGCCCGGTGGCCGATGGAACTATATACAATACGCCATCAACAGCCAGCAATCAAGCAGCCCAAGAAGCTTATAACGGAGCAAGACCTGTGGGCAGCGCATTGTATTTCTTCAACCCAGCTAAGGCCGAGGGCGGATGGATAGTGAAGAACAGGCAGTATATAACCACCATAGGCAACCACAGTTTCTATAATTAA
- a CDS encoding energy-coupling factor transporter ATPase, whose product MRDTIVEFNDVSFIYPGEEDKSAEALDNINVSIRHGEFVAVIGRNGSGKSTFARHINALFKPSRGDVIVDGMNTKDDQMLWAIRQTAGMVFQNPDNQLIATIVEEDVAFGPENLGVPHDEIVRRVHDALELVDMAEYAHFAPHMLSGGQKQRVAIAGIIAMHPKCIVLDEPTAMLDPTGRQEVMATIKHLNEDEGITVILITHFMEEAVQADRILVMDYGHIIMDDVPKKIFTRINDIKQAGLDIPAMTELAINLRDHGLNIPPDILTVEEMAEALCLL is encoded by the coding sequence ATGAGAGATACTATCGTTGAATTCAACGATGTGAGTTTCATTTATCCGGGAGAAGAAGATAAAAGTGCCGAGGCGTTGGATAATATAAATGTTAGTATAAGGCATGGGGAATTTGTAGCTGTCATAGGGCGCAATGGTTCGGGTAAATCAACGTTTGCCAGGCATATAAATGCTTTATTTAAACCGAGCCGCGGGGATGTCATAGTAGATGGCATGAATACAAAAGACGATCAAATGCTGTGGGCTATCAGGCAAACAGCCGGGATGGTATTCCAGAATCCGGATAACCAGCTTATAGCTACTATAGTCGAAGAGGATGTGGCCTTTGGTCCTGAAAACTTGGGAGTGCCTCATGATGAAATAGTCAGACGAGTGCATGATGCGTTGGAGCTGGTGGACATGGCCGAATATGCGCACTTTGCGCCTCATATGCTTTCGGGCGGACAAAAACAGCGTGTGGCCATAGCCGGTATAATAGCCATGCATCCCAAATGCATAGTATTGGATGAGCCCACTGCCATGCTAGATCCGACGGGACGCCAGGAGGTAATGGCTACTATAAAACACCTTAATGAGGATGAAGGTATTACCGTCATCCTTATTACGCATTTTATGGAAGAAGCTGTTCAGGCTGATAGGATACTGGTTATGGACTATGGGCACATTATCATGGATGATGTGCCCAAAAAAATATTTACTCGGATAAATGACATAAAACAAGCTGGATTAGATATTCCTGCCATGACCGAACTGGCTATAAACTTGAGAGATCATGGTCTGAATATTCCGCCCGATATCCTAACGGTAGAGGAGATGGCAGAGGCTTTATGTCTATTGTAG
- the rpsM gene encoding 30S ribosomal protein S13: MARIAGVDLPREKRVEIGLTYIYGIGRARANEILKATGVNPDTRVKDLTEAEISALRDAIEKNYKVEGDLRREVNMNIKRLIDINCYRGIRHRKGLPVRGQNTKQNARTRKGPKRAIGSKKKKS, from the coding sequence GTGGCTAGAATAGCTGGTGTAGATTTACCCAGAGAAAAGCGAGTAGAGATCGGGTTGACTTATATATACGGTATAGGCCGTGCTAGAGCGAATGAGATATTGAAGGCTACCGGAGTAAACCCGGATACCAGGGTGAAGGATTTAACCGAAGCCGAGATAAGCGCTTTACGCGATGCCATCGAGAAGAATTATAAAGTCGAAGGTGATCTGCGCAGAGAAGTAAATATGAATATAAAACGATTGATAGATATCAATTGTTATCGGGGCATACGCCATAGGAAGGGCTTGCCAGTGCGAGGCCAAAATACAAAACAAAACGCCAGAACACGTAAGGGCCCCAAGAGGGCTATCGGTTCTAAGAAAAAGAAGTCTTAA
- the rpsD gene encoding 30S ribosomal protein S4 produces the protein MARYIDSVCKQCRAEGMKLYLKGERCYNKCSFDKRPVAPGVHSQSRRKQSEYGLQLREKQKAKRVYGVLEDQFRRYFEMAERMKGITGENLLQLLERRLDNTVYRIGFADSRAQARQLVRHGHITVNGRKVNIPSYSVKPGDIIAVKGSSRQLEIFKALQDKTPRTIPAWLQVDMENYTANVVAMPAREDIDIPIEEHLIVELYSK, from the coding sequence ATGGCTAGATATATAGATTCAGTATGCAAGCAATGCCGGGCCGAGGGCATGAAACTTTATCTTAAAGGCGAGCGCTGCTATAATAAATGCTCATTTGATAAAAGGCCTGTAGCCCCTGGTGTGCACAGCCAAAGCAGACGCAAACAATCCGAATACGGCTTGCAATTAAGGGAAAAACAAAAGGCCAAACGCGTATACGGTGTTCTTGAGGATCAGTTCAGACGTTATTTTGAAATGGCAGAGCGAATGAAGGGTATTACCGGTGAAAACCTGCTCCAGTTGCTGGAGAGGCGCTTAGATAATACCGTATATAGGATTGGCTTTGCCGATTCTAGGGCGCAGGCCAGACAATTGGTGCGCCATGGGCATATAACGGTCAATGGCCGTAAGGTAAATATCCCTTCGTACAGCGTTAAACCGGGGGATATTATAGCGGTAAAGGGGTCCAGCCGGCAATTGGAGATTTTCAAAGCATTGCAAGATAAAACCCCAAGAACGATACCTGCGTGGCTTCAGGTGGATATGGAGAATTATACTGCCAATGTAGTGGCAATGCCCGCACGAGAGGATATCGATATACCGATCGAAGAGCATCTGATAGTGGAGTTGTATTCAAAGTAA
- a CDS encoding DNA-directed RNA polymerase subunit alpha has translation MIEIEKPKIDYVKISDDGCYGKFVIEPLERGYGITIGNSLRRVLLSSLPGAAVTSVKIDGVLHEFSSIPGVIEDVPDIILNLKDLAIRLHSDEPKVLIVEAQGEKKITAGDIKADADVEIVDPDQPIATLDKDGKLYMEITVQNGRGYVLADKNKQPNQPIGVIPVDSIFTPVRKVNYTVENTRIGQITDYDKLTLEVWTNGAIEPDEAISLAAKILDEHLVLFTNMSEYIENIEVPEEKIEEKREHALDMTIEELDLSVRSYNCLKRAGINTVQELTEKTEDEMMKVRNLGRKSLDEVIQKLNALGLTLKESEEAGNERL, from the coding sequence ATGATAGAAATAGAAAAACCTAAGATAGATTATGTGAAGATAAGCGATGACGGTTGTTATGGCAAGTTTGTTATAGAACCATTGGAAAGGGGTTACGGCATAACCATAGGCAATTCGCTGAGGCGCGTGCTGCTTTCCTCTTTACCAGGAGCGGCAGTTACCTCGGTTAAGATCGATGGCGTATTGCATGAATTCAGCAGCATACCGGGCGTTATAGAGGATGTGCCTGATATAATACTCAATCTGAAAGATCTCGCTATCAGGTTACACAGCGACGAGCCCAAAGTGCTTATTGTAGAAGCACAGGGAGAAAAAAAGATAACGGCAGGCGATATAAAAGCTGACGCGGATGTAGAAATAGTAGACCCCGATCAGCCAATAGCTACGCTGGATAAAGATGGTAAATTATATATGGAGATAACAGTGCAGAACGGCAGAGGCTATGTTTTGGCTGATAAGAATAAACAGCCCAATCAGCCTATAGGCGTTATACCTGTGGACTCCATATTTACGCCTGTAAGGAAGGTAAACTATACAGTAGAGAATACTAGGATTGGTCAGATAACCGACTACGATAAATTAACGTTGGAGGTATGGACTAACGGTGCTATAGAGCCGGATGAAGCCATTAGCCTTGCAGCTAAGATTTTAGATGAGCATCTCGTGTTATTTACGAATATGAGCGAATATATAGAGAATATCGAAGTTCCAGAAGAAAAGATCGAAGAGAAGCGCGAGCATGCGTTGGACATGACCATAGAAGAATTGGACCTTTCGGTACGTTCATATAACTGCTTAAAAAGAGCAGGTATAAACACTGTACAGGAATTAACAGAAAAGACCGAAGACGAAATGATGAAAGTCAGGAATCTTGGCAGAAAATCGTTGGATGAGGTTATACAAAAGCTAAATGCATTGGGTTTAACTTTAAAAGAAAGTGAGGAGGCTGGAAATGAGCGCTTATAG